A DNA window from Kitasatospora atroaurantiaca contains the following coding sequences:
- a CDS encoding endonuclease/exonuclease/phosphatase family protein, with amino-acid sequence MSPETELPELPPSGAEPDGGRRVRLLSYNIRSLRDDRHALVRVIRACAADLICLQESPRYWRPEGQAAWLARQTGTVILSGGGRIAAGPLLLGRLAVDVLETRDRLLPKTRGLHARGFATALVRIGGSAPFAVTSCHLSLDPDERFRQFGLLPTQFSPGEHGIIAGDFNEHPDGPGWQRLAADFQDAHLTAPWGGTFTSVPENPHQRIDAVFTTQSLKVLACGVPHGLPGVSPADLLAATDHLPVLAVVRVPPDRA; translated from the coding sequence GTGAGTCCGGAAACCGAGCTTCCCGAACTGCCGCCCTCCGGGGCCGAGCCCGACGGCGGCCGCCGCGTCCGCCTGCTCAGCTACAACATCCGCTCGCTGCGCGACGACCGGCACGCGCTGGTGCGGGTGATCCGGGCCTGCGCGGCCGATCTGATCTGCCTTCAGGAGTCGCCCCGCTACTGGCGGCCCGAGGGCCAGGCCGCCTGGCTCGCCCGGCAGACCGGCACCGTCATCCTTTCGGGCGGCGGCCGGATCGCGGCCGGCCCGCTGCTGCTCGGCAGGCTCGCCGTCGACGTCCTGGAGACCCGCGACCGGCTGCTCCCCAAGACCCGCGGCCTGCACGCCCGGGGCTTCGCCACCGCGCTGGTACGGATCGGCGGCTCGGCCCCCTTCGCGGTGACCAGCTGCCACCTCAGCCTCGACCCCGACGAACGCTTCCGGCAGTTCGGCCTACTGCCCACCCAGTTCTCACCGGGCGAGCACGGCATCATCGCGGGCGACTTCAACGAGCACCCCGACGGCCCCGGCTGGCAGCGGCTGGCCGCGGACTTCCAGGACGCCCACCTGACCGCCCCCTGGGGCGGCACCTTCACCTCCGTCCCCGAGAACCCCCACCAGCGCATCGACGCCGTCTTCACCACCCAGAGCCTGAAGGTCCTCGCCTGTGGCGTCCCGCACGGCCTCCCGGGTGTCTCGCCCGCCGACCTGCTGGCCGCCACCGACCACCTGCCGGTCCTGGCCGTCGTCCGCGTTCCACCGGACCGGGCGTAA